A segment of the Alistipes communis genome:
TCCTCACCGAAACCGATGTCGTAAGCATCGCGTTTTCCGCCCCGAAAACGGATGTTATCCAGTACGATGTAATGTACGCGCCCTCGGTTGAACGAATAATACGTCGGCCCGTAATGCTCCCGAAATCGACGTGTGGCGGGCTCCTCGTTGGCAGGGGTTTCGCTGTCGCGGATCGGGCCGTGGTCATGGTTGCCGATGGCGTAGAAGACCGGCCGGCCGAGTACCGCAAAACTCTTCTTGCTCGGCAGGTGCATCTTCGGACGGTTGAAAACGATATCGCCGGCGACAAGCACCGGAATTTCGGATGACGCCGGAAGTTGCGCCACGGTCCGTTTCAACGCGGCGAGCAGCGAATCGAGCTGCGACAGTTCCCGACGGTTGCGCACCTGCGGGTCTCCCATCGCGACGAAACGGTGCCGGCGCCCTTTATCCGGCTCGCGGAGCAGCGTAAAATCGATCCCCTCACGCACGGCAAGCGTGTCCACCCGAATCCAAAACATCGGAACGCTCTCCGCGACCGGAACCGTGTAGCCTGCCGGAACGGAGATATATACATGCATGGCATTCTCTCCGCATACGAGTCGATAGGCTCCGTGCGAATCGGTTTGCGTGAACCTTTCCCCGTCGGTGACAACCACGCCCGGGACGCCGCGCCCGCCGCAGAGGACACGTCCGCATACCGGTTCCTTGGCCATCGCATGCTCCGCAAACAAAAGCAATACGAACGACATCGGACCAGCCAGACACGTAAAGAGAGAATTCATAAATAACAATAGTTTAGTGTTGTGTGGTGCAAATATAATCGGATATTTTTCAAAAAGCAAGTTTTCCGATACCGAAATCGGTAA
Coding sequences within it:
- a CDS encoding calcineurin-like phosphoesterase C-terminal domain-containing protein produces the protein MNSLFTCLAGPMSFVLLLFAEHAMAKEPVCGRVLCGGRGVPGVVVTDGERFTQTDSHGAYRLVCGENAMHVYISVPAGYTVPVAESVPMFWIRVDTLAVREGIDFTLLREPDKGRRHRFVAMGDPQVRNRRELSQLDSLLAALKRTVAQLPASSEIPVLVAGDIVFNRPKMHLPSKKSFAVLGRPVFYAIGNHDHGPIRDSETPANEEPATRRFREHYGPTYYSFNRGRVHYIVLDNIRFRGGKRDAYDIGFGEEQLAWVERDLSYVPKKRAVVVLVHAPLQSRQFPDPEHYGDSSALLALLDGYARVQIISGHTHCNSVATPSRRVTEHTVGAACGGFWEGPVCLDGTPLGYKLFEVRGRRFRWRYVAAAAPERLFSVYPPDTSRCGASRPASELLVNVWDWDPQWRVEYSEDGGRTFRPMKRCGYDDPRALDPVACEYFGTAGSPRIAARPWIKARVTDHLFRCTPRSKRVTIRVVSRFGETRTQQVDL